Proteins encoded within one genomic window of Jiangella mangrovi:
- a CDS encoding TetR family transcriptional regulator, which produces MDEALDAAIQVFWRQGYEGTTLDDLTTAMGISRPSLYAAFGDKEATFKRAVERYAQVDMHYVETALAQTTAFAVAGHYLRGNIRTITNPARPPGCLTVQGGVSGSQADQPIVEFLDSVRVDVEARLAARFRQAITDGDLPATEDPADLAKYLLTVTGGQAIQAGAGATRAQLSRVAEHALAAFRPFAQPPS; this is translated from the coding sequence GTGGACGAGGCTCTGGACGCCGCGATCCAGGTCTTCTGGCGACAGGGGTACGAGGGGACCACGCTCGACGACCTGACCACGGCGATGGGCATCAGTCGCCCGAGTCTCTATGCCGCGTTCGGCGACAAGGAGGCGACGTTCAAGCGGGCCGTGGAGCGGTACGCGCAGGTCGACATGCACTACGTCGAGACGGCACTGGCCCAGACCACGGCCTTCGCCGTGGCCGGGCACTACCTGCGCGGCAACATTCGCACCATCACCAACCCTGCCCGGCCGCCCGGCTGCCTGACCGTCCAGGGCGGGGTCTCCGGCTCGCAGGCCGACCAGCCGATCGTCGAGTTCCTCGACTCGGTCCGGGTCGACGTCGAGGCGCGCCTGGCCGCCCGGTTCCGTCAGGCCATCACCGACGGCGATCTCCCCGCGACCGAGGATCCGGCAGACCTGGCGAAGTACCTGCTCACGGTTACGGGCGGCCAGGCGATCCAGGCGGGCGCCGGCGCGACCCGTGCTCAGCTGTCACGTGTGGCCGAGCACGCCCTGGCCGCCTTCCGGCCATTCGCACAGCCACCTTCGTGA
- a CDS encoding ester cyclase, producing MSESEVREVFERYIEALNAHDFDRMTEFVHDELVENGKAVTRDDIIAELKAHGDSVPDFTWRVQDVAIDGDRVAARLYNKGTHTKEWLGVAPTGATLEFAEYSFHKVRDGRFYEMNYLIDAQAVQRQLEG from the coding sequence ATGTCCGAGTCCGAGGTGCGCGAGGTCTTCGAGCGCTACATCGAGGCCCTCAACGCGCACGACTTCGACCGCATGACCGAGTTCGTCCACGACGAGCTGGTCGAGAACGGCAAGGCGGTCACCCGCGACGACATCATCGCCGAGCTCAAGGCACACGGCGACTCCGTGCCCGACTTCACCTGGCGAGTCCAGGACGTCGCGATCGACGGAGACCGAGTCGCGGCCCGTCTGTACAACAAGGGCACCCACACCAAGGAGTGGCTCGGCGTGGCCCCGACCGGCGCCACTCTGGAGTTCGCCGAGTACTCCTTCCACAAGGTCCGCGACGGGCGCTTCTACGAGATGAACTACCTCATCGACGCTCAGGCCGTTCAGCGTCAGCTCGAAGGCTGA
- a CDS encoding histidine kinase, which yields MVTVRRSIWQEPRPADAPPVGRLDWLLVGVFAAAALVEGIARPGLAWQPLVTVLALALVPALLWRRARPLIAALVGWGVAGLLSVLQLTAHAGDLGLYSMMAVLILLYSLVRWGSGREMVLGTAFVTVVVALGMYVSAAGWADVFGGSVLLLLFVALATVFRYRADLWHRQQREIRNQERVALARELHDTVAHHVLAIAVQAQAGRVVAGIQPEKAADVLASIESEASRTLAEMRSMVRVLREEEAVAYSPQLGVADLPALARADATPAVEVSLGGSLTRLARPVDAALYRLAQESLTNAVRHARSATRVGIDVRREGDAVRLRVSDDGRTEPGAAPEPGFGLLGMAERAQLLGGSLCAGPGPEGGWVVEAVLPVEALT from the coding sequence GTGGTCACCGTCCGGCGCTCCATCTGGCAGGAGCCGCGGCCCGCTGACGCCCCACCAGTCGGCCGGCTCGACTGGCTCCTGGTGGGCGTGTTCGCGGCCGCCGCCCTGGTCGAGGGCATCGCTCGGCCGGGTTTGGCCTGGCAGCCCCTGGTGACGGTGCTCGCCCTGGCGCTGGTGCCCGCCCTGCTCTGGCGGCGGGCACGCCCCCTCATCGCCGCCCTGGTCGGGTGGGGCGTCGCCGGGCTGCTCTCGGTCCTCCAGCTGACTGCGCACGCCGGGGACCTGGGGCTCTACTCCATGATGGCCGTCCTGATCCTGCTCTACTCGCTGGTGCGGTGGGGCTCGGGCCGCGAGATGGTCCTCGGGACGGCGTTCGTGACGGTCGTCGTCGCGCTGGGGATGTACGTCTCCGCCGCGGGCTGGGCCGACGTCTTCGGCGGGAGCGTCCTCCTGCTGTTGTTCGTCGCGCTCGCGACTGTGTTCCGCTATCGCGCGGACCTCTGGCATCGCCAGCAGCGCGAGATCCGCAATCAGGAGCGGGTGGCGCTGGCGCGCGAGCTGCACGACACCGTGGCCCACCACGTCTTGGCCATCGCGGTGCAGGCGCAGGCCGGTCGCGTGGTCGCCGGCATCCAGCCGGAGAAGGCTGCCGACGTCCTGGCCTCGATCGAGTCCGAGGCGTCGCGAACCCTGGCGGAGATGAGGTCCATGGTGCGGGTGCTGCGTGAAGAGGAAGCCGTCGCCTACTCTCCGCAGCTGGGTGTCGCGGACCTGCCTGCTCTGGCGCGCGCCGACGCGACGCCCGCCGTCGAGGTCTCGCTGGGCGGTTCGTTGACCAGGCTGGCACGACCCGTGGATGCCGCGCTCTATCGGCTCGCGCAGGAGTCGCTGACCAACGCCGTACGGCACGCCCGGAGCGCGACCCGCGTCGGGATCGACGTACGCCGCGAGGGCGACGCCGTCAGGCTGCGTGTCAGCGACGACGGACGGACCGAGCCGGGGGCGGCCCCGGAGCCGGGGTTCGGCCTGCTGGGCATGGCCGAACGCGCCCAGCTCCTCGGCGGATCGCTCTGCGCGGGGCCGGGGCCCGAGGGCGGTTGGGTGGTCGAGGCCGTCCTCCCGGTGGAGGCGCTGACATGA
- a CDS encoding choice-of-anchor M domain-containing protein yields the protein MTRLTPLRHARGRVALTLVAALGAVAALLPSGAATAAPGPAPESSTRTVLTDTHVDVLSVGVAAGQLTLHSKADLERAGTRFYPDDVIVNVEDAARTTVPDDPAYAFLGAAGAEAWIAPETRREGVVWPGLDTEGLAAGAVDGDAVEIALTSATGPGRVEVWTESGSGPERLFSGDAGLGNVLEFPAGAHRHANWGFTAPGRYLLTFEVRAAIGGVPQAASATVRFHVGPVPPAAATTSTLAADPAETTAGTPVTLAATVTPADANGAVEFAAGDVVLGHADVDGGAATLETAGIPLGRQTVTARFVPTWTDEFGPSAAEPVTVNVRQPGAAADFEITGLEDDYVAGDTLRLSVAGYVLGPDQSVRWIATSPDPQQEPVTLAGVTGAGPLALERVLTTAYDGWLLRAQIRTGSAVDATTAPVRLSVGGTDAGSGEAVTVAPIEATYYWGVAVPLVASHRALSDGESLRWVERTAVGDVAWRDTHATYGPVGAGPWSVVSNFMQYKEFALQLRAADGTVLGQSAPQRYSLTMRSIELGGLRDLYRVGERASLSASVSPDLGDGLEFVWELWQGGGDRLLLDDGAALPTAEFEVTKAMQDRTLYLRVYSQATDQLVGYVTVPFNVTTAAEGDQVLTMAAIDGHYHTGTPVSMDLTADPAPASSDVVRFWWKRSDWPEFRQIPGTAGMSHAVIAEQALDGTQIRADLVDSDGEVLATTTTQTIHVDDHGAPPPQGVVIDGLAPAYDAGDTAVLTARVSPSSVLTRYVWRVQRPGDPEPVVVDGANGPRLELPVTADLGGATVTAQLTFDDGRVYVTSLPATLSVDGAGPDPGGPSERIVATLAEGQGALVVSVDPDDDVVTMSDFELGAAADRWSSAGELRPVTVTDTRSGAPGWVVSGQAGDFTAGAAVLPAEYLGWTPIVAGRPDGGAVRPGDPVVPGPGSATGLSVSSPLAVADAGSGFGTSRLGAGLLIEAPTTLVPGIYEATITFTAI from the coding sequence ATGACACGCCTGACCCCGCTTCGCCATGCCCGCGGACGCGTCGCGCTGACACTCGTCGCGGCGCTCGGCGCGGTCGCCGCGCTCCTGCCCTCCGGCGCCGCGACGGCCGCTCCTGGGCCGGCCCCGGAGAGCAGCACCCGGACCGTGCTGACCGACACCCACGTCGACGTCCTGTCGGTGGGCGTCGCGGCCGGGCAGTTGACGCTGCACAGCAAGGCCGACCTCGAGCGGGCCGGCACCCGCTTCTACCCGGACGACGTCATCGTCAACGTCGAGGACGCCGCGAGGACGACGGTGCCCGACGATCCCGCCTACGCGTTCCTCGGCGCTGCCGGGGCCGAGGCCTGGATCGCGCCGGAGACCCGCCGCGAGGGCGTCGTGTGGCCGGGCCTCGACACCGAGGGGCTGGCGGCCGGCGCCGTCGACGGCGACGCCGTGGAGATCGCGCTCACGTCGGCGACCGGGCCCGGCCGCGTCGAGGTGTGGACGGAGTCGGGGTCGGGTCCGGAGCGGCTGTTCTCCGGCGACGCCGGGCTGGGCAACGTCCTGGAGTTCCCGGCCGGCGCGCACCGGCACGCCAACTGGGGCTTCACCGCACCGGGCCGGTATCTGCTGACGTTCGAGGTCAGGGCCGCGATCGGCGGCGTACCGCAGGCGGCCTCGGCCACCGTCCGGTTCCACGTCGGACCGGTCCCACCCGCCGCCGCGACGACCTCCACACTGGCCGCCGACCCGGCCGAGACCACCGCGGGCACACCAGTCACGCTCGCCGCGACGGTCACGCCGGCCGACGCGAACGGCGCGGTCGAGTTCGCCGCCGGCGACGTCGTGCTCGGCCACGCCGACGTCGACGGCGGCGCCGCTACCCTCGAGACCGCCGGCATCCCGCTCGGGCGTCAGACGGTGACCGCCCGGTTCGTGCCCACGTGGACCGACGAGTTCGGCCCCTCGGCCGCCGAGCCGGTGACGGTGAACGTCCGCCAGCCCGGTGCCGCCGCCGACTTCGAGATCACCGGGCTGGAGGACGACTACGTGGCCGGCGACACCCTGCGGCTGAGCGTCGCGGGCTACGTCCTCGGTCCCGACCAGAGCGTCCGCTGGATCGCGACCTCGCCGGACCCGCAGCAGGAGCCGGTCACCCTGGCCGGCGTCACCGGCGCCGGCCCGCTCGCGCTGGAGCGGGTGCTGACCACGGCCTACGACGGCTGGCTGCTGCGCGCCCAGATCCGCACCGGCTCGGCCGTCGACGCGACGACGGCGCCGGTCCGGCTCAGCGTGGGCGGCACCGACGCCGGTAGTGGCGAGGCGGTCACCGTCGCGCCGATCGAGGCGACCTACTACTGGGGCGTCGCGGTCCCGCTGGTCGCGAGCCACCGGGCGCTGTCCGACGGCGAGAGCCTGCGCTGGGTCGAGCGCACCGCCGTCGGCGACGTCGCCTGGCGGGACACCCACGCGACGTACGGCCCGGTCGGCGCCGGCCCGTGGTCGGTCGTCTCGAACTTCATGCAGTACAAGGAGTTCGCGCTGCAGCTGCGGGCCGCCGACGGCACCGTCCTGGGCCAGTCCGCGCCGCAGCGGTACAGCCTGACCATGCGCTCGATCGAGCTCGGCGGCCTCCGCGATCTCTACCGGGTGGGGGAGCGTGCGAGCCTGAGCGCGTCCGTGTCGCCCGATCTCGGCGACGGGCTGGAGTTCGTCTGGGAGCTGTGGCAGGGCGGCGGCGACCGGCTGCTGCTCGACGACGGCGCCGCGTTGCCCACGGCCGAGTTCGAGGTCACCAAGGCCATGCAGGACCGCACCCTGTACCTGCGGGTCTACTCCCAGGCCACCGACCAGCTGGTCGGCTACGTGACCGTGCCGTTCAACGTCACCACGGCTGCCGAGGGCGACCAGGTGCTCACCATGGCTGCGATCGACGGGCACTACCACACCGGCACCCCGGTCTCGATGGACCTCACCGCCGATCCCGCGCCCGCGTCCTCCGACGTCGTCCGCTTCTGGTGGAAGCGCAGCGACTGGCCGGAGTTCCGCCAGATCCCCGGCACCGCCGGAATGTCCCACGCGGTCATCGCCGAGCAGGCGCTCGACGGGACGCAGATCAGAGCCGACCTCGTCGACTCCGACGGCGAGGTGCTCGCCACGACCACGACGCAGACCATCCACGTCGACGACCACGGCGCGCCACCGCCCCAGGGCGTCGTCATCGACGGCCTCGCGCCGGCCTACGACGCGGGCGACACCGCCGTCCTCACCGCGCGCGTGTCGCCGTCGTCGGTGCTGACGCGCTACGTCTGGCGGGTCCAGCGCCCCGGTGACCCCGAACCGGTCGTGGTCGACGGGGCGAACGGCCCGCGACTCGAGCTGCCGGTGACGGCTGACCTCGGCGGCGCGACGGTGACCGCGCAGCTCACCTTCGACGACGGACGCGTGTACGTCACCTCGCTCCCGGCCACGCTGAGCGTCGACGGCGCCGGCCCGGATCCGGGCGGCCCGTCGGAGCGGATCGTCGCGACCCTGGCGGAGGGGCAGGGCGCCCTCGTGGTCAGCGTCGACCCGGACGACGACGTGGTCACCATGAGCGACTTCGAGCTGGGGGCCGCCGCCGATCGGTGGTCGTCCGCCGGGGAACTGCGCCCGGTGACGGTCACCGACACGCGGTCCGGCGCACCGGGCTGGGTGGTCTCCGGCCAGGCCGGCGACTTCACCGCGGGTGCGGCCGTCCTGCCGGCGGAGTACCTGGGCTGGACCCCGATCGTCGCCGGCCGGCCCGACGGTGGCGCGGTACGACCGGGCGACCCCGTGGTGCCGGGCCCGGGCTCCGCCACCGGGCTGTCGGTGAGCAGCCCGCTCGCGGTGGCTGACGCCGGATCCGGGTTCGGGACCAGCCGGCTCGGCGCCGGCCTGCTGATCGAGGCGCCGACCACGCTGGTGCCCGGCATCTACGAGGCGACGATCACGTTCACCGCGATCTGA
- a CDS encoding dihydrofolate reductase family protein, producing the protein MNKVVMYASVSVDGFIADEKDQPGPLFDWLLSGDVPLDESGVLKVSQTSYDYTRPYWDQLGATIAGRHVFDLTDGWDGTPPGGVDHVVVVTHRGRPDGWDPEGPFHFVDGVEAAVAEAKELAGDRTVEVAAGDVGGQVLAAGLVDEVRMDVIPVVFGSGKRYFGSVNAQHLLEDPDVAIQGNRVLHLRFPVRR; encoded by the coding sequence ATGAACAAGGTCGTCATGTACGCCTCGGTATCGGTGGACGGTTTCATCGCCGACGAGAAGGACCAGCCCGGACCGCTGTTCGACTGGTTGCTCAGCGGTGACGTCCCGCTGGACGAGAGCGGCGTGCTGAAGGTGTCGCAGACGTCCTACGACTACACCCGGCCGTACTGGGACCAGCTCGGGGCGACGATCGCCGGCCGCCACGTCTTCGACCTGACCGACGGCTGGGACGGGACGCCCCCGGGCGGCGTCGACCACGTCGTCGTCGTGACCCACCGGGGCAGGCCCGACGGTTGGGACCCCGAGGGGCCGTTCCACTTCGTCGACGGCGTCGAGGCCGCCGTGGCCGAGGCGAAGGAGCTCGCGGGCGACCGCACGGTCGAGGTCGCCGCCGGCGACGTCGGCGGCCAGGTGCTCGCCGCGGGCCTGGTCGACGAAGTGCGCATGGACGTCATCCCCGTGGTGTTCGGGTCCGGCAAGCGCTACTTCGGGTCGGTCAACGCCCAGCACCTGCTGGAGGACCCTGACGTGGCGATTCAGGGCAACCGGGTGCTCCACCTGCGCTTTCCTGTGCGGCGCTGA
- a CDS encoding response regulator, which produces MSIRVVVADDQDLVRTGLVMILGAQPGLEVVGQAADGLAALDLATRLRPDVLLVDIRMPGLDGVEVTRRLAGPDVTDPMAVVVITTFDLDEYVLGALRAGARGFLLKDAGPELLVQAIHAAANGDALIAPNVTRRLLATFADQAPVVPVQPIDPLTEREEEVLALVARGRTNAEIATELFVGLSTVKTHVASLMTKLGARNRVEIAMWSYDTRRVRAD; this is translated from the coding sequence ATGAGCATCCGTGTTGTCGTCGCCGACGACCAGGACTTGGTCCGGACCGGGCTGGTGATGATCCTCGGCGCGCAACCCGGCCTCGAGGTCGTGGGGCAGGCAGCAGACGGGCTCGCAGCGCTCGACCTGGCGACCCGGCTGCGTCCCGATGTCCTCCTCGTCGACATCCGGATGCCCGGGCTCGACGGCGTCGAGGTCACGCGACGCCTGGCCGGTCCGGACGTGACGGACCCGATGGCGGTCGTCGTGATCACCACCTTCGACCTCGATGAGTACGTCCTGGGCGCCCTACGCGCCGGCGCCCGCGGCTTCCTGCTCAAGGACGCCGGGCCGGAGCTCCTCGTGCAGGCCATCCACGCGGCGGCCAACGGGGACGCGCTGATCGCCCCCAACGTCACCCGCCGGCTGCTGGCGACCTTCGCCGACCAGGCGCCGGTGGTGCCGGTCCAGCCCATCGACCCGCTCACCGAGCGCGAGGAGGAGGTGCTCGCGCTGGTGGCACGGGGCCGGACCAACGCCGAGATCGCCACCGAGCTCTTCGTCGGCCTGAGCACGGTCAAGACCCACGTCGCATCGTTGATGACCAAGCTCGGCGCCCGCAACCGCGTCGAGATCGCGATGTGGTCATACGACACCAGACGCGTGAGAGCCGACTGA
- a CDS encoding helix-turn-helix domain-containing protein, with protein sequence MPRPPLDGLIDDLYYLEGAPPYARLRLPAAPAALLIVNLGAPFRVRGGADIETSEYADGCVVTTPTRAWEFAYPLPTRSVGAHVKPWGLAPFLPMPAAELRDRPVTVEQVWGRPAVAELRDRLATADGPHEMMTLLEEELMRRLCETAGLGLVRHTSSVITATSGAVTIGDLNVAAGVSSTHLAKRFKELIGVTPKRLARTHRFAATVLTIDPAGPVDWGELAAGAGYFDQAHFGHEFQAFTGLTPTRYIEVRRRFLREHPGHTLDGWPLPAD encoded by the coding sequence GTGCCGCGACCGCCGCTGGACGGGCTGATCGACGACCTCTACTACCTGGAGGGTGCGCCGCCGTACGCCCGGCTGAGACTGCCGGCGGCGCCGGCGGCGCTGCTCATCGTCAACCTCGGGGCGCCGTTCCGCGTCCGCGGCGGCGCCGACATCGAGACGTCCGAGTACGCCGACGGATGCGTGGTCACCACGCCCACCCGCGCGTGGGAGTTCGCCTACCCCCTCCCGACCCGGTCCGTCGGCGCGCACGTCAAGCCGTGGGGGCTGGCGCCGTTCCTGCCGATGCCCGCGGCCGAGCTGCGCGACCGGCCGGTGACGGTCGAGCAGGTCTGGGGCCGGCCCGCCGTTGCCGAGCTGCGAGACCGGCTGGCCACGGCGGACGGACCGCACGAGATGATGACGCTGCTCGAGGAGGAGCTGATGCGACGGCTGTGCGAGACCGCCGGCCTGGGGCTGGTCCGCCATACGAGCAGCGTCATCACGGCGACCAGCGGGGCGGTGACGATCGGCGACCTGAACGTGGCAGCCGGTGTCAGCAGCACTCACCTGGCGAAGCGGTTCAAGGAACTGATCGGCGTCACGCCGAAGCGGCTGGCCCGCACCCACCGTTTCGCCGCCACCGTGTTGACGATCGACCCCGCCGGACCGGTCGACTGGGGCGAGCTCGCCGCCGGCGCGGGCTACTTCGACCAGGCCCACTTCGGCCACGAGTTCCAGGCGTTCACAGGGCTCACTCCGACCCGGTACATCGAGGTCCGGCGGCGGTTCCTGCGCGAACATCCCGGCCACACGCTGGACGGCTGGCCGCTGCCGGCCGATTGA
- a CDS encoding Fur family transcriptional regulator, with product MPTPPGSSPAVSHVVQPHTHGHQDYERHARTALRGFGLRSTPQRLAIIKALSEAHDAGHADGGAHLTVPEIHDALDAAGMHIELSTIYRTVATLVEHGVLHAIAYVDRPASYGLAGIAHHHAVCVRCGTVYEISSTALADAMRAIEDVTGFLPDDLRVTAHGTCVDCRNQPAAAGED from the coding sequence ATGCCGACGCCGCCCGGGTCCTCCCCCGCCGTCTCGCACGTCGTCCAGCCGCACACCCACGGCCATCAGGACTACGAACGCCATGCCCGCACGGCGCTGCGCGGCTTCGGCCTGCGCAGCACGCCGCAGCGGCTGGCCATCATCAAGGCCCTCTCCGAGGCGCACGATGCCGGGCACGCCGACGGCGGCGCCCACCTGACCGTCCCCGAGATCCACGACGCGCTCGACGCCGCCGGCATGCACATCGAGCTGTCGACCATCTATCGGACGGTCGCCACCCTGGTGGAGCACGGCGTCCTGCACGCCATCGCCTATGTCGACCGCCCGGCGTCCTACGGGCTCGCCGGCATCGCCCACCACCACGCGGTCTGCGTGCGGTGCGGCACGGTCTACGAGATCTCCTCGACCGCACTCGCGGACGCGATGCGGGCGATCGAGGACGTCACCGGCTTCCTGCCCGACGACCTCCGGGTCACCGCGCACGGAACGTGCGTGGACTGCCGCAACCAGCCGGCAGCGGCCGGCGAGGACTAG
- a CDS encoding choice-of-anchor M domain-containing protein, which translates to MRALLTRRARQLAVPVVAGALLASSATATAAAGEFELTLDTGHIDAFTLRWVDEQLDVDLQEDVTGHHVLHEPEDVLLQVKPESALVLPDPLPPSLAFLGDPGDTVYYLPQTQDPDLIWPGWSTEQIPAGVFTNPLRIEVTDVEGPGDVFLWQTGSFGESISVLGGGFQLPGTISPNANVHAHANWAFGATGRYTLTVQASGTLAAGGTVTSTPVTYTFQVGDADPAPSTTLGISGLAGHYHSGDVVTLTAVQDPPTGLDHYHWFTRAPGTEEWVVVPDAGTGEYSFTATPGHDGVQVIARLYDADHAVVAESAPATVVVDDHEEPEPPELSQRIVATLPEDEGALVASVDPEDDEVTMSDFELSGTADRWTSSGDLRPVTVTDTRASAPGWVVSGQVGDFTAGDEVLPGRHLGWSPLIAEQPDGGGVTAGEVVAPGLGSGDGLSVSSPLATAAAGDGTGTSRLGAGLLIEAPTTLVPGTYEATITFTAI; encoded by the coding sequence ATGAGGGCCCTGCTCACACGACGTGCCAGACAGCTGGCCGTCCCTGTCGTCGCGGGTGCGCTGCTGGCATCGAGCGCCACAGCCACCGCGGCGGCCGGTGAGTTCGAACTGACCCTGGACACCGGACACATCGACGCGTTCACCCTGCGCTGGGTCGACGAGCAACTCGACGTCGACCTGCAGGAGGACGTCACCGGCCACCATGTCCTGCACGAGCCCGAGGACGTGCTGCTGCAGGTCAAGCCGGAGTCGGCGCTGGTGCTGCCGGATCCGCTGCCGCCGAGCCTCGCGTTCCTCGGCGACCCGGGCGACACCGTCTACTACCTGCCGCAGACCCAGGACCCGGACCTGATCTGGCCGGGCTGGAGCACCGAGCAGATCCCCGCCGGCGTGTTCACGAACCCGCTGCGGATCGAGGTCACCGACGTCGAGGGGCCGGGCGACGTGTTCCTGTGGCAGACCGGCTCGTTCGGCGAGTCGATCTCGGTCCTCGGCGGCGGCTTCCAACTGCCCGGCACCATCTCGCCCAACGCCAACGTCCACGCCCATGCCAACTGGGCGTTCGGCGCGACCGGCCGCTACACGCTGACGGTGCAGGCCAGCGGCACCCTCGCCGCCGGCGGCACGGTCACCAGCACGCCCGTGACGTACACGTTCCAGGTGGGCGACGCCGACCCCGCGCCGTCCACCACGCTCGGCATCTCCGGGCTGGCCGGCCACTACCACTCCGGCGACGTCGTGACGCTGACGGCCGTCCAGGACCCGCCCACCGGGCTGGACCACTACCACTGGTTCACCCGGGCGCCGGGCACCGAGGAGTGGGTGGTCGTTCCGGACGCCGGCACCGGTGAGTACAGCTTCACCGCCACGCCCGGCCACGACGGTGTGCAGGTGATCGCGCGGCTCTACGACGCCGACCACGCGGTGGTCGCAGAGTCGGCACCCGCGACCGTGGTGGTGGACGACCACGAGGAGCCGGAACCGCCGGAGCTGTCGCAGCGCATCGTCGCGACCCTGCCGGAGGACGAGGGCGCGCTGGTCGCCAGCGTCGACCCGGAGGACGACGAGGTCACGATGAGCGACTTCGAGCTCTCCGGCACGGCCGACCGGTGGACCTCCAGCGGCGACCTCCGGCCCGTCACGGTCACCGACACGCGGGCGAGCGCGCCGGGCTGGGTGGTCTCCGGCCAGGTCGGCGACTTCACCGCCGGCGACGAGGTCCTGCCCGGCCGGCATCTGGGCTGGAGTCCGCTGATCGCCGAGCAGCCCGACGGCGGTGGCGTGACGGCCGGCGAGGTCGTGGCACCGGGCCTCGGCTCCGGCGACGGCCTGTCCGTCAGCAGCCCGCTCGCCACCGCCGCGGCCGGCGACGGAACGGGCACCAGCCGGCTCGGCGCAGGCCTGCTGATCGAGGCGCCGACCACGCTGGTCCCCGGCACCTACGAGGCGACGATCACGTTCACCGCGATCTGA